A single genomic interval of Eleutherodactylus coqui strain aEleCoq1 chromosome 3, aEleCoq1.hap1, whole genome shotgun sequence harbors:
- the DYNLT5 gene encoding dynein light chain Tctex-type 5 isoform X2, which yields MVTTMSDTARDKAARLLKKRGSVSSLSSHEVRLRESLNKARECRDSMSTVSYIDEPGHHDDITRPAVQMENTYQLGPARRFPVATVNNILKDVLTSYLQEERYEADLCRQMTKTISEVVKARVKDLMIPRYKIIVLIYIGQLNDQNMRVGSRCIWDPAYDTFSSYTFKNSSLFALANVYAVYYE from the exons ATGGTAACCA CAATGTCCGACACAGCAAGAGACAAAGCCGCTCGCCTGCTGAAGAAGAGAGGAAGCGTTTCATCTCTGAGCAGCCATGAAGTCAGACTGCGGGAGAGCCTCAATAAAGCCCGGGAATGCAGAGA TTCTATGAGTACAGTGTCTTATATTGATGAACCAGGACATCATGATGACATCACTCGTCCAGCAGTGCAGATGGAAAACACCTACCAGTTAG GTCCAGCGCGCCGTTTTCCTGTGGCCACAGTGAATAATATATTAAAAGATGTCCTCACAAGTTATCTGCAGGAGGAGAGGTACGAGGCTGACCTCTGCAGACAAATGACAAAGACAATCTCTGAG GTTGTGAAGGCCAGAGTCAAGGATTTGATGATCCCAAGATATAAAATCATTGTTCTTATTTACATCGGACAGCTGAACGATCAGAACATGCGTGTGGGAAGCCGATGTATATGGGACCCAGCTTACGACACCTTCTCATCCTACACGTTCAAGAACAGCTCCCTGTTTGCCCTGGCCAATGTCTATGCTGTATATTATGAGTAG
- the DYNLT5 gene encoding dynein light chain Tctex-type 5 isoform X1 → MVAGATERWPGSHRGGTAAMSDTARDKAARLLKKRGSVSSLSSHEVRLRESLNKARECRDSMSTVSYIDEPGHHDDITRPAVQMENTYQLGPARRFPVATVNNILKDVLTSYLQEERYEADLCRQMTKTISEVVKARVKDLMIPRYKIIVLIYIGQLNDQNMRVGSRCIWDPAYDTFSSYTFKNSSLFALANVYAVYYE, encoded by the exons ATGGTTGCCGGGGCAACAGAACGCTGGCCTGGATCTCATCGTGGAGGAACAGCAG CAATGTCCGACACAGCAAGAGACAAAGCCGCTCGCCTGCTGAAGAAGAGAGGAAGCGTTTCATCTCTGAGCAGCCATGAAGTCAGACTGCGGGAGAGCCTCAATAAAGCCCGGGAATGCAGAGA TTCTATGAGTACAGTGTCTTATATTGATGAACCAGGACATCATGATGACATCACTCGTCCAGCAGTGCAGATGGAAAACACCTACCAGTTAG GTCCAGCGCGCCGTTTTCCTGTGGCCACAGTGAATAATATATTAAAAGATGTCCTCACAAGTTATCTGCAGGAGGAGAGGTACGAGGCTGACCTCTGCAGACAAATGACAAAGACAATCTCTGAG GTTGTGAAGGCCAGAGTCAAGGATTTGATGATCCCAAGATATAAAATCATTGTTCTTATTTACATCGGACAGCTGAACGATCAGAACATGCGTGTGGGAAGCCGATGTATATGGGACCCAGCTTACGACACCTTCTCATCCTACACGTTCAAGAACAGCTCCCTGTTTGCCCTGGCCAATGTCTATGCTGTATATTATGAGTAG
- the DYNLT5 gene encoding dynein light chain Tctex-type 5 isoform X3: MSDTARDKAARLLKKRGSVSSLSSHEVRLRESLNKARECRDSMSTVSYIDEPGHHDDITRPAVQMENTYQLGPARRFPVATVNNILKDVLTSYLQEERYEADLCRQMTKTISEVVKARVKDLMIPRYKIIVLIYIGQLNDQNMRVGSRCIWDPAYDTFSSYTFKNSSLFALANVYAVYYE; the protein is encoded by the exons ATGTCCGACACAGCAAGAGACAAAGCCGCTCGCCTGCTGAAGAAGAGAGGAAGCGTTTCATCTCTGAGCAGCCATGAAGTCAGACTGCGGGAGAGCCTCAATAAAGCCCGGGAATGCAGAGA TTCTATGAGTACAGTGTCTTATATTGATGAACCAGGACATCATGATGACATCACTCGTCCAGCAGTGCAGATGGAAAACACCTACCAGTTAG GTCCAGCGCGCCGTTTTCCTGTGGCCACAGTGAATAATATATTAAAAGATGTCCTCACAAGTTATCTGCAGGAGGAGAGGTACGAGGCTGACCTCTGCAGACAAATGACAAAGACAATCTCTGAG GTTGTGAAGGCCAGAGTCAAGGATTTGATGATCCCAAGATATAAAATCATTGTTCTTATTTACATCGGACAGCTGAACGATCAGAACATGCGTGTGGGAAGCCGATGTATATGGGACCCAGCTTACGACACCTTCTCATCCTACACGTTCAAGAACAGCTCCCTGTTTGCCCTGGCCAATGTCTATGCTGTATATTATGAGTAG